One window from the genome of Haloprofundus halobius encodes:
- a CDS encoding class I SAM-dependent methyltransferase, with protein MSFELAPGWVKPAVRKAFYVLHPQASWETFREKELTRQAFIDRFFDSEAELEAYEAEFMNGVIAENLKRAYDELGNETFYDIHKDDCVRYYAYIRKYEPQTIVETGVFHGVSTLAILAALDRNDSGRLYSIDYSSLLDPTDEEDLERYERRRPSCSQRDSHLIPEDKEPGWIVPEKLHGRWEFVAGRPQRELPKLLSKLGTVDMFVHDSEHSKTGMLFEFDLAWEHLSPGGMLFSHHVAWNDAFDTFVTERAPEADHGKVAQHYVHFDKHSQPGWGKYARKPNASLTPETVPEGEPYAVSDD; from the coding sequence ATGTCATTCGAACTCGCCCCCGGTTGGGTGAAGCCCGCGGTGCGAAAGGCGTTCTACGTTCTTCACCCTCAAGCCTCGTGGGAGACGTTCAGAGAGAAAGAGCTCACACGCCAGGCGTTCATCGACCGGTTCTTCGACAGCGAGGCGGAACTCGAGGCGTACGAGGCGGAGTTCATGAACGGCGTCATCGCCGAGAACCTCAAGCGAGCGTACGACGAACTCGGCAACGAGACGTTCTACGACATCCACAAGGACGACTGCGTCCGCTACTACGCGTACATCCGAAAGTACGAACCACAGACCATCGTCGAGACGGGCGTCTTCCACGGCGTCTCGACGCTCGCGATTCTCGCCGCGCTCGACCGCAACGACTCCGGGCGACTGTACTCCATCGACTACTCGTCGCTTCTGGACCCGACCGACGAGGAGGACCTCGAACGGTACGAACGTCGGCGTCCCTCCTGTTCCCAGCGCGACAGCCACCTGATTCCGGAGGACAAGGAACCGGGTTGGATCGTCCCCGAGAAACTCCACGGTCGGTGGGAGTTCGTCGCCGGACGCCCCCAGCGGGAGTTGCCCAAACTCCTCTCGAAACTGGGTACGGTCGATATGTTCGTCCACGACTCCGAGCACTCGAAGACGGGGATGCTGTTCGAGTTCGACCTCGCGTGGGAGCATCTCTCCCCCGGCGGGATGCTGTTCTCGCACCACGTCGCCTGGAACGACGCGTTCGACACGTTCGTCACCGAACGCGCGCCAGAGGCCGACCACGGCAAAGTCGCCCAACACTACGTTCACTTCGACAAGCACAGTCAGCCAGGGTGGGGGAAGTACGCTCGCAAGCCGAACGCCTCGCTTACGCCCGAAACTGTCCCGGAAGGCGAACCGTACGCGGTGTCGGACGACTAA